One window of the Trifolium pratense cultivar HEN17-A07 linkage group LG2, ARS_RC_1.1, whole genome shotgun sequence genome contains the following:
- the LOC123909335 gene encoding serine carboxypeptidase-like 42 codes for MGIIRMKKCWFVGVLLIVVTLLGVEGYPIEDLVVRLPGQPKVEFKQYAGYVDIDVKHGRSLFYYFVEAEHDPHKKPLTLWLNGGPGCSSLGGGAFTELGPFYPTGDGRGVRRNSKSWNRASNLLFVESPAGVGWSYSNTTSDYNTGDTNTANDMLLFFLKWYEKFPSYKSRKLFLTGESYAGHYIPQLANAILDYNAHSTNFKFNIKGLAIGNPLLNMGRDTQATYEYFWSHGMISDEIGRTIKNDCNFNGFTDSGSHNVSKSCNKALNETNKIVSDYVDNYDVILDVCYPAIALQEILLRKMATKISLSVDVCMGYESDFYLNSPEVQKALHANRTKLPYPWSMCSNVLNYSETDPNIDMLPILKRIVQNHIPVLIYSGDQDSVVPLLGTRTLIRELAHDLKFKITDPYRVWFHNGQVGGWVTEYGNLLTFATVRGAGHMVPYAQPSRALHLFSSFVGNRRLPNTTTPSIGG; via the exons ATGGGAATTATTAGAATGAAAAAGTGTTGGTTTGTTGGGGTGTTGTTGATTGTAGTGACCTTGTTAGGGGTTGAAGGGTACCCAATTGAGGATCTAGTTGTAAGACTACCTGGCCAACCTAAGGTTGAATTCAAGCAATATGCTGGCTATGTTGATATTGATGTAAAACATGGGAGGAGTCTCTTTTACTATTTTGTTGAGGCTGAACATGACCCTCACAAAAAGCCTCTCACACTTTGGCTCAATGGAG GTCCGGGATGCTCCTCACTTGGAGGAGGCGCTTTTACTGAACTGGGTCCGTTTTATCCTACTGGTGATGGACGTGGTGTACGAAGAAATTCAAAGTCATGGAATAGAG CTTCCAATCTCCTCTTTGTGGAGTCTCCTGCTGGAGTTGGTTGGTCATATTCAAACACAACTTCTGATTACAACACTGGTGATACCAACACAG CCAATGATATGCTTTTGTTCTTCCTGAAATGGTATGAGAAGTTTCCTTCATACAAATCAAGGAAGTTGTTTCTTACCGGAGAAAGCTATGCAG GACACTACATTCCTCAGTTAGCCAATGCAATTCTTGATTATAATGCTCATTCAACCAATTTCAAGTTCAATATAAAAGGACTCGCC ATTGGAAATCCACTTTTGAATATGGGTCGTGATACACAAGCAACATATGAATACTTCTGGTCACACGGAATGATTTCTGATGAAATTGGCCGTACCATTAAGAACGATTGCAATTTCAATGGTTTTACCGATTCAGGTTCTCATAATGTATCCAAATCGTGCAACAAAGCCCTAAACGAGACTAATAAAATTGTGAGCGACTATGTAGACAACTACGATGTGATTCTCGATGTTTGTTATCCGGCCATAGCTCTACAAGAAATCCTATTGAGAAAAATG GCTACTAAAATTAGTTTAAGTGTAGATGTTTGTATGGGTTATGAAAGTGATTTCTACCTTAACTCCCCAGAGGTTCAAAAGGCTCTCCATGCCAATCGTACCAAACTTCCATATCCATGGTCCATGTGCAGTAA TGTTTTAAATTATAGCGAAACGGATCCTAACATTGATATGCTTCCAATTCTTAAACGAATAGTTCAAAACCATATTCCGGTATTGATTTACAG TGGAGACCAAGATTCAGTTGTACCATTATTAGGTACTCGAACACTCATTCGCGAGTTAGCTCATGACCTGAAATTTAAGATCACCGACCCATATAGAGTTTGGTTTCACAATGGccag GTTGGAGGTTGGGTAACTGAGTATGGAAATTTGTTGACTTTTGCCACTGTAAGAGGAGCAGGTCATATGGTACCATATGCACAACCTTCTAGAGCCTTACATTTGTTTAGTTCCTTTGTGGGTAATAGGAGACTACCAAACACTACTACCCCTTCAATTGGAGGATGA
- the LOC123909336 gene encoding protein trichome berefringence-like 7: MDLCETWLVMHLMHLMGLFSFWISFRKFTTLFTRVFGFLHKIMKGNCNAWILVSFNVLLTTGSLISFTLVLSLVYSYAFSSPNSVIKSYDEINGETNSSQLQVQSYVSRDACNVFDGRWIQDDSYNNYSYPLYDASQCPFAEKGFNCFANGRKDIGYTKWRWKPNDCDIPRFDARRILEQLRGKRVVFVGDSLSRTQWESLICMLMTGVENKKSVYEVKGNKITKQIRFLGVRFSTFDVRIDFYRSVFLVKPGPVPKFVPKRVKTTLRLDKIDDISHEWIDSDVLIFNSGHWWTRSKLFDMGWYFQVGNSVKLGLPINSAFKTTLLTWSSWVEKKINTNRTTVFFRTFESSHWSGHNHNTCKVTKRPWKKTNGKDRSPVSDMINRVVKNMSVPVTVLNVTPMDAYRSDGHVGTWSDNPSIPDCSHWCLPGVPDMWNEILFSYLLQKDEAS; encoded by the exons ATGGATTTATGTGAAACTTGGTTGGTTATGCATTTAATGCACTTAATGGGTTTGTTCAGTTTTTGGATTTCATTCAGAAAGTTCACTACTTTATTCACAAGAGTTTTTGGTTTTCTTCACAAAATTATGAAGGGTAATTGCAATGCTTGGATCTTAGTTTCTTTCAATGTGTTACTCACAACTGGGTCTTTGATATCTTTCACATTAGTCCTTTCATTGGTTTATTCATATGCATTTTCATCTCCTAATTCAGTGATTAAGAGTTATGATGAGATTAATGGTGAAACTAATAGTTCTCAATTACAAGTTCAGAGCTATGTTTCTAGGGATGCATGCAATGTGTTTGATGGAAGGTGGATTCAAGATGatagttataataattatagTTACCCTTTATATGATGCTTCTCAATGTCCATTCGCAGAAAAAGGTTTTAATTGTTTTGCGAATGGGCGAAAAGATATAGGTTATACAAAATGGAGATGGAAGCCTAATGATTGTGATATTCCAAGGTTTGATGCGCGTAGAATACTCGAACAACTTCGTGGGAAAAGAGTTGTTTTTGTTGGTGATTCATTGAGTAGGACTCAATGGGAGTCTTTGATATGTATGCTAATGACAGGAGTTGAGAATAAGAAGAGTGTTTATGAAGTCAAAGGCAATAAGATTACCAAACAGATTAGGTTTCTAGGTGTGAGGTTTAGTACTTTTGAtgttagaattgatttttatcGTTCTGTTTTTTTGGTGAAGCCTGGTCCGGTGCCTAAATTTGTGCCGAAAAGGGTTAAGACAACACTGAGATTGGACAAGATTGATGATATTAGCCATGAATGGATTGATTCTGATGTTCTTATATTCAATTCAGGTCACTGGTGGACACGGAGTAAGCTTTTCGATAT GGGCTGGTATTTTCAGGTTGGTAACTCAGTGAAGCTTGGATTGCCAATTAATTCAGCTTTCAAAACAACTTTGCTCACCTGGTCATCTTGggtagagaaaaaaattaacacaaacAGGACGACAGTTTTCTTCCGTACTTTCGAATCATCACACTGGAG TGGACATAACCATAATACTTGCAAAGTGACTAAAAGGCCTTGGAAGAAAACAAATGGCAAAGACCGAAGCCCGGTTTCGGATATGATCAATAGAGTTGTCAAAAATATGAGTGTTCCTGTGACGGTTCTGAACGTGACACCGATGGATGCTTATAGGAGTGACGGCCATGTAGGGACTTGGAGCGACAATCCATCTATACCTGATTGCAGTCATTGGTGTTTACCTGGTGTTCCTGATATGTGGAATGAAATTCTCTTCTCATATTTGCTACAAAAAGATGAAGCAAGTTAA
- the LOC123909337 gene encoding stearoyl-[acyl-carrier-protein] 9-desaturase 6, chloroplastic-like: protein MLMAMCTQLAGPHTLTPPQCRIKPPSKTVQKVQKTHSMAPEKKEIFKSLESWVSQNVLPLAKPVEKCWQPHDLLPDSSLSAGEFTDQVKALRDRTAELPDDYLVVLVGDMITEEALPTYQTWINKLDGVGDESGSSLTPWAIWSRSWTAEENRHGDLLKTYLYLSGRVDMQMIEKTIHYLIGAGMDLGTENNPYMGFVYTSFQERATFVSHSNVARLAKESGDMILARICGTIAADEKRHENAYVRIVEKLLEVDRTEAMMAIANMMRRGIRMPAHLMHDGQDPHLFDHFSAVAQRIGVYTSKDYADILDFLIGQWKLEKLEGLTSEGQRAQEFVCGLAPRIRRLQERVDERVNKMSHKFTWIFNKEVSL from the exons ATGTTGATGGCAATGTGCACCCAATTAGCAGGACCACACACGTTGACTCCACCACAATGCCGTATAAAGCCCCCATCAAAAACAGTACAAAAAGTTCAAAAGACACACTCAATGGCTcctgaaaaaaaagaaattttcaaGTCATTAGAGAGTTGGGTATCACAAAATGTGTTGCCACTAGCCAAACCTGTGGAGAAATGTTGGCAGCCACATGACTTGTTGCCAGATTCATCATTGTCCGCAGGTGAGTTCACCGATCAAGTTAAGGCTTTAAGGGATCGAACGGCTGAACTTCCAGACGATTACCTCGTAGTTTTGGTGGGTGACATGATCACGGAAGAAGCATTGCCTACGTACCAGACATGGATAAACAAGTTAGATGGAGTTGGGGACGAGAGTGGTTCAAGTCTCACACCATGGGCTATATGGTCACGCTCTTGGACTGCTGAAGAAAATAGACATGGAGATTTACTCAAAACTTATCTATATCTCTCTGGTCGAGTTGATATGCAAATGATTGAAAAGACCATTCATTATTTGATTGGAGCCGGCATG GATTTGGGTACCGAAAACAACCCATACATGGGCTTCGTGTACACATCATTTCAAGAGCGAGCCACATTTGTGTCACACAGCAACGTAGCTCGGTTGGCGAAAGAGAGTGGTGATATGATACTTGCGCGCATATGTGGAACCATTGCTGCAGATGAGAAGCGCCACGAGAATGCATATGTCAGGATTGTAGAGAAGCTTTTAGAAGTGGACCGGACAGAGGCCATGATGGCCATAGCAAATATGATGCGGCGCGGGATTAGAATGCCCGCACACTTGATGCATGATGGGCAAGACCCACACCTCTTCGACCATTTTTCTGCAGTTGCACAACGTATTGGCGTGTACACAAGCAAGGATTATGCtgatattttggattttttgaTTGGACAATGGAAATTGGAGAAGCTCGAGGGTTTGACAAGCGAGGGACAACGTGCACAAGAGTTCGTGTGTGGACTTGCACCTAGAATAAGGAGACTGCAAGAACGTGTTGATGAGCGAGTAAACAAGATGAGCCATAAATTCACTTGGATCTTCAATAAAGAGGTGTCCTTGTGA
- the LOC123905147 gene encoding stearoyl-[acyl-carrier-protein] 9-desaturase 6, chloroplastic-like, which produces MLMAMCTQLAGPHTLTPPQCRIKTPSKTVQKVQKTHSMAPEKKEIFKSLESWVSQNVLPLAKPVEECWQPHDLLPDSSLPSDEFINQVKALRDRTVELPDDYLVVLVGDMITEEALPTYQTWINKLDGVGDESGSSLTPWVIWSHSWTAEENRHGDLLKTYLYLSGRVDMHIIEKTIHYLIGAGQDVGTENNPYMGFVYTSFQERATFVSHGNMARLAKKSGDFVLARICGTIAADEKQHENAYVKIVEKLLEVDPTETMIAISNMMRRKITMPAHLMHDGQDPHLFDNFSVGAAET; this is translated from the exons ATGTTGATGGCAATGTGCACCCAATTAGCAGGACCACACACGTTGACTCCACCACAATGCCGTATAAAGACCCCATCAAAAACAGTACAAAAAGTTCAAAAGACACACTCAATGGCTcctgaaaaaaaagaaattttcaaGTCATTAGAGAGTTGGGTATCACAAAATGTGTTGCCACTAGCCAAACCTGTGGAGGAATGTTGGCAGCCGCATGACTTGTTGCCAGATTCATCACTTCCGTCGGATGAGTTCATCAATCAAGTGAAGGCCTTAAGGGATCGAACAGTTGAACTTCCAGACGATTACCTCGTAGTTTTGGTCGGTGATATGATCACCGAGGAAGCATTGCCTACATACCAAACATGGATAAACAAGTTGGATGGGGTTGGGGACGAGAGTGGTTCAAGTCTCACACCATGGGTTATATGGTCACACTCTTGGACTGCTGAAGAAAATAGACATGGTGATTTACTCAAAACTTATCTCTATCTCTCTGGTCGAGTTGATATGCACATAATCGAGAAGACCATCCATTATTTGATTGGAGCTGGCCAG GATGTGGGTACTGAAAACAACCCATACATGGGCTTTGTATACACATCTTTTCAAGAGCGAGCCACATTTGTGTCACACGGCAACATGGCTCGGTTAGCTAAAAAGAGTGGTGATTTTGTACTAGCGCGCATATGTGGAACCATTGCTGCAGACGAGAAGCAACATGAGAATGCATACGTGAAAATTGTTGAGAAGCTTCTAGAAGTGGACCCAACAGAGACTATGATAGCCATATCAAATATGATGCGGCGCAAGATTACAATGCCCGCGCACTTGATGCATGATGGGCAAGACCCACACCTCTTTGATAATTTTTCTGTTGGCGCAGCTGAAACTTAG